A single genomic interval of Notolabrus celidotus isolate fNotCel1 chromosome 13, fNotCel1.pri, whole genome shotgun sequence harbors:
- the LOC117824506 gene encoding protein yippee-like 5 yields MGRIFLDHIGGTRLFSCANCDTILTNRAELISTRFTGATGRAFLFNKVVNLQHSEVQDRVMLTGRHMVRDVSCKNCNSKLGWMYEFATEESQRYKEGRVILERALVRESEGFEHVPSENS; encoded by the exons ATGGGGCGGATCTTCTTGGATCACATTGGAGGAACTCGCCTCTTCTCCTGTGCCAACTGTGACACCATTCTGACCAACCGAGCTGAACTCATTTCAACACGATTCACTGGAGCTACCGGTCGAGCTTTCCTGTTCAACAAG GTTGTAAATCTGCAGCACAGCGAGGTGCAAGACAGAGTCATGCTGACAGGTCGACACATGGTGCGAGACGTCAGCTGCAAGAACTGCAACAGCAAACTTGGCTGGATGTACGAGTTTGCCACAGAGGAGAGCCAGAGATACAAGGAGGGTCGTGTCATCCTAGAGAGGGCGCTGGTGAGGGAGAGCGAAGGCTTTGAGCATGTTCCCTCTGAGAACTCTTGA
- the LOC117824505 gene encoding phospholipase B1, membrane-associated-like, with product MFPSQSPPSNVHSVRPSDVSVLSTIGLHMHSTELSQVVSRLAELLTLFNPALITLSDEANLYSPHFVQHSSLVEQAKEVSLQLQHSQEVVDRDWKLLLLFVQVDQLCVCEQQAQTIIRHVVKEVDEALQLLHSQLKKTIVSVALWDGENDRFNRMCPCMETNSDGEVRLQRAMLSQALQESLDELLVKQSWYTDRDDFTVILQDEPFITDLSSVSTGKPLSGSQASQQADKLLVQMWKNLLQPTNGQHSTDDNGNIIALPCPTEDRPFLRTEENSPSYHHSDASPLVHPLTGTEMPCEDFSPSPSTPATVHELRPGDIKVVAAVGDSLTAGNGIPSNPNNILDVLQQYRGLSWSIGGDENLTSVTTLPNILKYFNQNLTGYSLGMGRQQTPQAFLNQAVAGAKSKDVPPQVRALVARMKNDSRIDFESDWKVITLFIGGNDVCDHCYNSLLYSVDNYVRNVRNSLDYLHKQVPRALVNLIEPLHILPLREMHLDASTKCPTWLVNILCPCVILPKANSKALQMVEDLNRGYQKSLHKLVESGRYDTRSDFTVVIQPFFREIVVPRLPDGRPDRSYFSADCFHLSQKAQTQMARSLWNNMLEPLGNKTAKQDFSENLDLKCPTKTSPYIRTYNNSEYSYADPLPTPGPITNWGSDFSCMDLAPSDTVPMSVHKLKPADIKVVAALGDSSTAGTGAKAKTVFDLSKEYKGVSWSIGGDKGLETVTTLPNILKKFNPTIKGFSKGIGKLQKAFNMAVPGARTSEIPAQVQALIKAMKGHKEVNFEMDWKLVTILVGGNDLCSYCIEQNNLSPKNYSHNLKLSLDMLHKEVPRLLVNVVEIFQIETLKTVKKNTIGCSLLQRTSCPCVINPVDNSPEVEEIKRINHEYQAEVQQLISGNRYDGKEDFAVVLQPFLQNSFIPQIGDGEADTSFFSVDCFHISERAHAEMAVALWNNMLEPVGRKQAYNNFTHDRSKIQCPTEASPYIFTKVNSLPSPPVTSTTTASFTTLTSSPEPTSIEPLCPPSLAVWVPVVVGILGSLAGIIIAWLILSSCQNRKNKVGKAMELKGTGF from the exons ATGTTTCCCTCTCAGTCGCCCCCTTCAAATG TTCACAGTGTTCGGCCCTCAGATGTGTCAGTCCTCTCCACCATTGGACTCCACATGCACAG CACGGAGCTCTCACAAGTGGTTTCAAGACTCGCAG AGCTGCTGACCCTGTTCAACCCTGCTCTGATCACTCTGTCAGATGAAGCAAACCTGTACAGCCCTCACTTTGTTCAGCACAG CTCACTGGTGGAGCAAGCAAAGGAAGTGTCTCTCCAACTTCAACACAGTCAG gAGGTTGTGGATCGAGACTGGAAGCTCCTCTTGCTCTTTGTTCAGGTCGATCAGCTCTGCGTCTGTGAGCAGCAG gcTCAGACCATTATCAGACATGTGGTCAAAGAGGTGGATGAggctctgcagctgctgcattCTCAG CTGAAGAAGACCATCGTCAGTGTTGCACTGTGGGATGGAGAGAACGACAGATTCAACAG GATGTGTCCCTGCATGGAGACCAACAGTGATGGAGAAGTCAGACTGCAGAGGGCCATGCTGAGTCAGGCTCTGCAg GAGTCTTTGGATGAGCTTCTGGTAAAGCAGAGCTGGTACACTGACAGAGATGACTTCACTGTGATTCTCCAGGACGAACCTTTCATCACAgacctctcctctgtttct ACTGGGAAGCCTCTTTCTGGGTCACAGGCATCACAACAAGCAGATAAACTGCTGGTGCAGATGTGGAAGAACCTG ctgcagcccacAAATGGCCAACATAGCACGGATGACAATGGAAACATCATTGCATTGCCATGCCCAACTGAG gaCCGGCCCTTCCTTAGGACCGAGGAAAACTCTCCCTCATATCACCACAGCGATGCCTCTCCTCTCGTTCACCCA TTAACAGGCACTGAGATGCCCTGTGAGGACTTCAGCCCCTCGCCTTCCACACCTGCCACAG TCCATGAACTCCGACCTGGAGATATCAAAGTGGTAGCTGCTGTGGGAGACTCTCTGACA GCAGGTAATGGTATACCATCCAACCCCAACAACATCCTGGACGTCCTGCAGCAGTACAGAGGACTGTCGTGGAG TATTGGTGGAGATGAAAACCTCACAAGTGTCACCACGCTGCCCA ACATCTTGAAGTATTTCAACCAAAACCTGACGGGCTACTCTCTTGGAATGGGCCGACAACAGACTCCTCAGGCTTTTCTCAACCAGGCTGTGGCTGGAGCGAAGAGCAA GGACGTACCACCACAGGTGCGAGCCTTGGTGGCAAGGATGAAGAATGACTCT aGAATCGATTTTGAGTCGGACTGGAAGGTGATCACCCTGTTCATTGGTGGAAATGACGTCTGTGATCACTGCTACAACTCT CTCCTTTACTCTGTTGACAACTATGTCCGTAATGTTCGTAACAGCCTGGATTATCTTCATAAACAG GTCCCTCGGGCTCTGGTGAACTTAATAGAGCCTCTTCATATCCTCCCGCTGAGAGAAATGCACTTGGATGCTTCAACAAAATGTCCAACTTGGCTGGTTAA TATTCTGTGTCCTTGTGTTATCCTGCCAAAGGCCAACTCTAAAGCTCTCCAAATGGTGGAGGACCTGAACAGAGGCTACCAG AAATCACTACATAAGCTTGTGGAGTCAGGCCGCTACGACACTCGCTCAGACTTCACCGTGGTCATCCAGCCTTTCTTCAGAGAAATCGTTGTTCCCAGACTGCCG GATGGTCGCCCTGATCGCTCCTACTTCAGTGCCGACTGCTTCCATCTCAGCCAGAAAGCCCAGACGCAGATGGCTCGCTCCCTTTGGAACAACATG CTGGAACCTCTGGGCAATAAGACTGCCAAACAGGATTTTTCTGAAAACCTTGACCTCAAGTGTCCAACCAAG ACCTCACCATACATTAGGACCTACAATAACAGCGAGTACTCGTATGCTGATCCCCTACCAACGCCTGGGCCTATCACA AACTGGGGGAGCGATTTTTCCTGTATGGACCTTGCTCCTTCTGACACTGTGCCCATGTCAG TCCACAAGCTGAAACCGGCAGACATCAAGGTTGTAGCAGCTCTGGGAGACTCATCAACG GCAGGCACAGGCGCCAAAGCTAAAACTGTGTTTGACCTCAGTAAAGAGTATAAAGGAGTATCATGGAG CATTGGAGGAGACAAGGGTCTGGAGACCGTCACAACGCTACCAA ACATCTTGAAGAAGTTCAACCCCACCATAAAAGGCTTCTCCAAAGGCATCGGCAAACTACAGAAGGCCTTCAACATGGCTGTACCTGGAGCTAGAACCTC AGAGATCCCAGCACAAGTCCAAGCTCTCATCAAGGCCATGAAAGGACATAAG GAGGTGAACTTTGAGATGGACTGGAAACTTGTGACCATATTAGTTGGAGGAAATGATCTTTGCAGTTACTGTATAGAGCAA aACAATCTGTCGCCCAAAAACTACAGCCACAATCTCAAGCTCAGTTTGGACATGTTACACAAAGAG GTACCCAGGTTGTTAGTTAATGTTGTGGAGATCTTCCAGATAGAGACATTGAAAACAGTGAAGAAGAACACAATTGGTTGTTCACTCTTGCAGAG GACCAGCTGCCCCTGTGTCATCAACCCAGTTGACAACTCCCCAGAGGTCGAAGAGATAAAACGCATCAATCATGAGTATCAG GCTGAGGTCCAGCAACTTATATCTGGAAACCGCTATGATGGAAAAGAAGACTTTGCTGTTGTCCTTCAACCCTTTTTACAAAACTCCTTTATCCCTCAAATTGGG GACGGAGAGGCTGACACAAGTTTCTTCTCTGTGGACTGTTTCCATATCAGTGAGCGAGCTCATGCTGAGATGGCCGTTGCTCTTTGGAATAATATG TTGGAGCCCGTCGGTAGAAAGCAGGCGTATAACAACTTCACACATGACCGCTCTAAGATCCAGTGTCCCACTGAG GCCAGTCCCTATATCTTCACCAAGGTCAATAGCTTACCAAGTCCACCAGTGACCAGTACCACCACTGCCAGCTTTACCACCCTCACGTCCAGTCCTGAACCGACCAGCATTGAGCCCTTGTGTCCCCCTTCTTTGGCTGTCTGGGTACCAGTGGTTGTAGGCATCCTCGGTTCACTGGCTGGCATCATCATTGCCTGGCTGATTCTATCCAGCTGTCAAAATCGAAAAAACAAAGTGGGGAAAGCGATGGAACTGAAAGGAActggtttttaa